The DNA region TCGGAGGCGAAGACGCGCGGCGGCTGGCTGCGCAGCGGCGACATCGGGCATACCGACGCTGACGGCTGGTTCTACTTCGACTTCCGCAAAGGCGGCGGCATCCGCCACAACGGCGACTTCGTGAATGCCGGTTTCGTCGAGAAGGCGGTGGCGGAGCATGCGTCGGTGACCGACGTCTTCGTTTACGGGGTCAAGGCGGCGTCCGGGGCGCCGGGAGAAAAAGACGTCGTCGCCGCGATCGTCCCGGTGGACGCGCGGCGCTTCGATCCGGCAGCCGTGTTCGCCCATTGTCGCCGCACGTTGGAACCCAACTTCGTGCCTTCGTATCTGCAGGTGGTGCCGGAGATTCCCAAGACGGCGTCGGAGAAGCCGCAGGAGCGCTTCCTCCTGGATGCGTTTGCCCCCGACGCCGCCGGGGTGTTTACGGAGAAGCGGTCTGGATGAACGTACCCGTCGGGCGAAATCCGGACATGTCCGGCGCGCCGGGCCGGGCGGCGGACGGATCGCCGACCGCCGAGCTCGGCAAGCGCGAGCGGAACGCGCGGCGCAATCGAGCCGCGATTCTGGACGCCGCCCGCGCGGTCTTCGCGGAGATCGGCTACGGCGCGGCCACCGTGCGCGACATCGTGCGGCGCACCGATCTGGCGGCGGGGACCTTTTACAACTACTTCCCCGACAAGGAGTCGGTGCTGCGCGAGATCTTCGCGGACTTCACGCGGCGGCTGCGGGCGCACGTGCACGAGACCCGCATGGGCGCGCGCAATCTCGAAGACCTCCTGCGCTCGTCGTTCCTCAGTTGCTTCCGCCTTTACGCGGAAGAGGCCGATCTGGTGGCGACGATTACCCGCAACGCGGCGGAGCTGCAGTTACGCACGTCGGCGCCGCTGCTCGAACCGGCCATTGCGGAACTGATCGAAGATCTGCGTGCCAAGGAGCGCGAGGGCATCGTTCCGCACCTCGACAACGAGCGCATCGCCCGGGTGGCCGTTGCCATGGCGGTCGAGCTCGGCCTGGACATGCTCTCGCGGGAGCCGGTAGACATCCACGGCACGGCGGAGTTTGCGACGCTGTTCATGCTCGGCGGCATCGAGCGGATAAAGGCCGGTTCCCGGTCGGCGCCGGCGTGAGCGGCGATGGCCCGCGCATGCGGATTACCATCCTGTGCGGCGGTCTCGGGGGTGCGCGGCTCGCGCTGGCGTTGCGGGCGGCCGGCCGCGACGGCGAGGCGACGTTCGTCACCAACGTCGGCGACGATTGGGAGGTCAACGGGCTGCTGGTGTGTCCGGATACCGACGCGGTGCTGTATGCGCTGGCGGGGATCTTCGACGAGGAGCGCGGTTGGGGGATACGCGGCGATCGGTTCGATGAGCCGCCGCTCGGCGGGTTGACCTGGTTTCATGTCGGAGCACGCGATCGCGTTCAGCATCGGCGGCGGACGGAATTGTTGCGAGCCGGCGCATCGCTCACGCAGGTAACGGCGACCCTTGCGGGCGAGCTTGGCGTGCGGGCGTGCGTCCTGCCCGCGACCGACGCGCCCGTTCGCACGCGCATACGGACCCCGGCGGGGGTGCTCGCATGGCAGGAGTGGCTGGTGCGCGAGGAGGCGCGTCCGCCGGTCGAGGCAGTGACTTTCGCAGGTATCGAGGTGGCGCAGCCGACGGACGCCGTCCTGAGGGCGATCCACGAGGCCGATCTGGCGGTGTTGGCGGCCTCGAGTCCGGTGGCGTCGCTGGCACCGATTCTGGGGCTTGCTGGGGTTACGGAGGCGATCCGTGCCCGCCGTTTGCCGACGGTGGCGATCAGTCCTGTGGTGCGCCGGCTGCCGGCGGTGGCGGCGCGCGATCGGCGCCGCGCGGCGGCCCGGGCGGCGCTGCTGGCGTCGCGGGGGATGGCGCACGATCCGGTCGGCATCGCCGCCCTCTATGCCGATCTGGCCGACGCCTACGTGCTCGACGACGCCGACGCCGCGGACGCTGCCGCGGTAAGGGACCTCGGATTACGGGTGGTAGTTGCGCCGACCCTGGATCCATCCGCGGGCCCGCGTCTGTTGGCCGCCCTCGCCCGCGAATTGACGTAACGCATCAATATACC from Candidatus Binatia bacterium includes:
- a CDS encoding TetR/AcrR family transcriptional regulator, whose product is MNVPVGRNPDMSGAPGRAADGSPTAELGKRERNARRNRAAILDAARAVFAEIGYGAATVRDIVRRTDLAAGTFYNYFPDKESVLREIFADFTRRLRAHVHETRMGARNLEDLLRSSFLSCFRLYAEEADLVATITRNAAELQLRTSAPLLEPAIAELIEDLRAKEREGIVPHLDNERIARVAVAMAVELGLDMLSREPVDIHGTAEFATLFMLGGIERIKAGSRSAPA
- a CDS encoding 2-phospho-L-lactate transferase CofD family protein, with protein sequence MRITILCGGLGGARLALALRAAGRDGEATFVTNVGDDWEVNGLLVCPDTDAVLYALAGIFDEERGWGIRGDRFDEPPLGGLTWFHVGARDRVQHRRRTELLRAGASLTQVTATLAGELGVRACVLPATDAPVRTRIRTPAGVLAWQEWLVREEARPPVEAVTFAGIEVAQPTDAVLRAIHEADLAVLAASSPVASLAPILGLAGVTEAIRARRLPTVAISPVVRRLPAVAARDRRRAAARAALLASRGMAHDPVGIAALYADLADAYVLDDADAADAAAVRDLGLRVVVAPTLDPSAGPRLLAALARELT